A genomic region of Choristoneura fumiferana chromosome 17, NRCan_CFum_1, whole genome shotgun sequence contains the following coding sequences:
- the LOC141437249 gene encoding uncharacterized protein encodes MLHKTTLFYLTSNIFTIVLGVEKISSVGIQEDGMEMCIVNMLSYKSQLGSDLAIINNDVVTNRLIQKMHDTFNVKLYVKDYNVSVSTSPSTYIIHVQDLFQLENLIDNLDRDWHRKPEALFIIILKNISEDHFRRMFKMLWEYHIIHVLTVVDISGKNSDNASVYSYFPYAEGGCGRDYNNTIKICECKHVMELDIIATLHKRDKPVLKNCTIQIGTRKNPPLSIPDQDATSEYTVGIERLLLELLLQRENISWHYVFLSEDLESGHVHDNFTINGMLEKLYENEIDVLFGGFIVNNKRSIFFDLLCNHLAFQDNFITIVPNAGQMEKWKMLYIMFDLAVWLFLLLVILICTVILSDFGNSATMQKLIINNSELFNLIGSATQNQTLHLRDKKFKNLIIVHWLWFIFLVNCFYSTRLTSYSTYRSYKPQINDYESLYSYNFTPCLTKDIMLFFNDSGKISEIHEGVLKIDICRKVEDCLMDVAENNTKYSSMPHFRTLWWIAKHPKEKKRIHIMKANLFKTMYSFLFKRGFPLLHEFNTKMLRIVESGFLQGFKRFHRIDGESYSISVSLEITFLRLEDLTVPFSLLISGEIVSLLVFVLEINQKQMYKLNIC; translated from the coding sequence ATGCTTCATAAGACaactcttttttatttgacaagCAACATTTTTACCATCGTGCTTGGTGTTGAGAAAATATCTTCCGTTGGTATACAAGAAGATGGCATGGAGATGTGTATTGTTAATATGCTTTCATACAAAAGTCAACTGGGTTCTGACTTGGCCATTATTAACAATGATGTAGTAACTAATCGATTAATTCAGAAGATGCATGACACTTTCAACGTCAAGCTCTACGTAAAAGACTATAATGTGTCTGTGAGCACGTCACCTAGTACGTATATAATTCATGTGCAAGATTTATTTCAACTCGAAAATTTAATTGACAATCTCGATAGAGATTGGCATCGTAAACCTGAAGCCCTTTTCATCATTATACTGAAAAATATCAGCGAAGATCATTTTAGAAGAATGTTTAAAATGTTATGGGAATATCACATAATACATGTTCTTACCGTCGTTGACATTTCAGGTAAGAATAGCGATAATGCTTCagtttattcttattttccaTACGCAGAAGGCGGATGTGGACGAGATTATAACAACACGATTAAGATTTGTGAATGCAAACATGTAATGGAGTTAGATATCATCGCAACGTTACATAAACGTGACAAGCCTGTTTTGAAGAACTGCACCATTCAAATCGGCACTCGTAAGAATCCTCCTTTGTCTATACCTGATCAAGATGCAACAAGTGAATATACAGTTGGAATAGAAAGACTATTACTAGAATTGCTGCTGCAAAGGGAAAATATATCGTGGCACTATGTTTTTCTATCTGAAGATCTCGAATCTGGACATGTACATGATAACTTTACAATAAATGGCATGTTAGAAAAACTGTACGAAAACGAAATCGATGTGCTATTCGGTGGATTCATAGTAAACAATAAACGTTCAATATTCTTTGATTTGTTATGCAATCATTTAGCATTTCAAGATAATTTCATCACCATTGTCCCTAACGCTGGGCAAATGGAGAAATGGAAAATGCTTTATATAATGTTTGATCTCGCGGTTtggttatttttacttttggtaATTTTGATCTGCACAGTGATTCTTTCAGATTTCGGAAATTCAGCTACAATGcagaaattaataattaataattcagAGCTTTTTAATCTTATAGGAAGTGCGACACAAAATCAGACATTACATCTTAGAGAtaagaaattcaaaaatttaattattgtacaCTGgctttggtttatttttttggtgaATTGTTTCTACAGCACGCGGTTAACGAGCTATTCAACGTATCGCTCATACAAACCACAAATAAACGATTACGAATCTTTGTATAGTTATAATTTTACACCTTGTTTAACCAAAGATATTATGCTATTTTTCAATGATTCTGGTAAAATATCCGAGATACATGAAGGTGTTTTGAAAATTGATATCTGCAGGAAAGTCGAAGATTGCTTGATGGACGTTGCAGAAAACAACACCAAGTATTCGTCAATGCCGCATTTTCGTACACTTTGGTGGATAGCTAAACAtccaaaagaaaagaaacgaaTTCATATTATGAAAGCTAATCTTTTCAAAACAATGTACAGTTTCCTTTTCAAACGAGGTTTCCCGCTGCTGCATGAgttcaatacaaaaatgttgCGAATAGTTGAATCGGGTTTTTTGCAAGGTTTTAAACGATTCCATCGAATTGATGGGGAATCATACAGTATTTCAGTGTCATTGGAAATTACTTTTCTGCGACTAGAAGATTTAACTGTACCGTTTAGTCTGCTAATTTCTGGTGAAATTGTATCCCTTTTGGTATTCGTTCTTGAAATTAATCAGAAACAAATGTATAAATTAAACATATGCTAA